One genomic window of Augochlora pura isolate Apur16 chromosome 5, APUR_v2.2.1, whole genome shotgun sequence includes the following:
- the Hppy gene encoding MAP4K3-like protein hppy isoform X2 — translation MALNANALSSDISRRNPQDEYELIQRIGSGTYGDVYKAKRLSMNDLAAIKVIKLEPGDDFAIIQQEILMMKDCRHPNIIAYYGSYLRREKLWICMEYCGGGSLQDIYHITGPLSEIQIAYMCRETLLGLAYLHSMGKMHRDIKSANILLTEAGDVKLADFGVSAQITATINKRKSFIGTPYWMAPEVAAVERKGGYNQLCDIWACGITAIELAELQPPMFDLHPMRALFLMSKSGFKPPTLKDKDKWSPTFHNFVKVALTKNPKKRPTAEKLLQHAFFQGEMSKRLALELLQKVSNPSHMFTDLEADEDGAVPNVPQRIASRHTARPRPKSPIPQLDSDDQINLDGTLQREVISPSVDGSPAWDIMDIMNNTVHNCDAHPDCGIGTAFEDEQEKSLLQYIDEELLLRGNAMSMVGGHCDQLYSLQATLPLGESSNDCELHCPYYNMSGSQASPRRHSSVDELYGLVSSSQSLTAANGQRQRSLSDSGPRDETSQSNGQNEAPGDGDRESMSPDLLSDTPPVPPRRRDRKRHTPPRPISNGLPPTPKVHMGACFSKVFNGCPLRIHCTASWIHPDTRDQHLLIAAEEGIYNLNLNELHETAIDQLYPRRTIWMYVIKDVLMSLSGKTPQLYRHDLLAMQSKQSHRFSLHMNKIPERLVPRKFALTTKVPDTKGCTKCCVGRNPYNGYKYLCGAMPTGIFLMQWYDPLNKFMLLKHFDCTLPSPLNVFEIIITPEMEYPMVCVSVKQPYQQNKLKLDLINMNSGASWFHSDELEDMDGSATVIPRRENLHVINVTQLEKNAILVCYDNVVKVVTPQGKPRSTRRHMSELHFNFQIESIICLPDSVLAFHKHGMQGRSFKNGEVTQEISDPSRTYRLLGSDKVVMLESHLVQSGTLTESEGADLYILAGHEASY, via the exons ATGGCTTTGAACGCGAACGCACTGTCCAGTGACATAAGCCGACGAAATCCACAAGATGAGTACGAGCTCATTCAGAGGATAGGTAGCGGAACGTACGGAGACGTTTATAAG GCCAAAAGACTTTCCATGAATGACCTCGCTGCTATTAAGGTTATCAAACTGGAACCAG GGGatgattttgcaattattcaGCAAGAAATCCTGATGATGAAGGATTGCAGGCATCcaaatataattgcatattatGGGAGCTACCTGAGAAGGGAAAAATTATGGATTTGTATGGAATATTGTGGAGGTGGTTCCCTGCAGGATATATATCACA TAACTGGACCATTATCAGAAATACAAATAGCATATATGTGCCGAGAAACCCTGTTGGGACTAGCTTATCTACATAGTATGGGGAAGATGCATCGTGACATTAAAAGTgccaatatattattaactgaAGCGGGGGATGTAAAATTAGCAGACTTTGGAGTCTCTGCACAGATTACAGCCACTATCaataaaaggaaaagtttTATCGGCACCCCCTATTGGATGGCACCAGAG gtGGCAGCTGTAGAAAGGAAAGGCGGCTACAATCAACTTTGTGATATTTGGGCATGTGGTATCACCGCGATAGAGCTGGCGGAATTGCAACCGCCCATGTTCGATTTGCATCCGATGCGAGCTCTTTTTCTTATGTCGAAGTCCGGTTTTAAACCGCCGACATTGAAAGACAAAGACAAGTGGAGTCCAACGTTTCACAATTTCGTGAAAGTCGCTCTCACAAAAAATCCTAAAAAACGACCAACGGCTGAGAAGCTGCTACAg CACGCATTTTTTCAAGGCGAAATGAGTAAACGTTTAGCTTTGGAATTGTTGCAGAAGGTATCGAATCCTAGTCATATGTTTACTGATTTAGAAGCTGACGAAGACGGAGCTGTACCGAATGTTCCACAAAGAATCGCTTCACGTCATACTGCAAGACCGAGACCAAAAAGCCCTATACCGCAATTAGATAGCGATG ATCAAATTAATCTAGATGGAACATTACAAAGAGAAGTAATATCGCCATCTGTTGATGGTAGTCCAGCATGGGATATTATGGACATCATGAATAAT ACTGTTCATAATTGTGATGCACATCCAGACTGTGGTATTGGTACTGCATTCGAAGACGAGCAAGAAAA GAGTCTATTGCAGTACATTGATGAGGAGTTGTTGCTAAG GGGGAATGCAATGTCGATGGTTGGTGGGCATTGCGACCAGCTATATTCCCTGCA aGCTACGCTTCCCCTGGGAGAGTCATCAAATGATTGCGAATTGCACTGCCCATACTATAACATGTCAG GATCTCAAGCAAGCCCCAGGCGTCACAGCTCTGTGGACGAGTTGTATGGTTTGGTGAGCAGTTCACAATCCCTAACTGCTGCCAATGGACAACGTCAACGATCTCTCTCGGACAGTGGTCCCAGAGATGAGACCTCACAGTCTAATG GTCAAAACGAGGCACCAGGTGATGGAGATAGAGAAAGCATGAGTCCGGACTTATTATCAGACACCCCACCTGTTCCGCCAAGGAGAAGGGACAGGAAGCGTCATACTCCACCGAGACCTATCAGCAATGGACTGCCGCCCACGCCCAAAGTGCACATGGGAGCGTGTTTTTCAAAA GTATTCAATGGTTGTCCTCTAAGAATACATTGCACTGCGAGTTGGATCCATCCAGATACAAGAGATCAGCACCTATTGATTGCAGCAGAAGAAGGAATTTACAATCTGAACCTAAATGAACTTCATGAGACTGCTATAGATCAGTTGTATCCCAGACGTACTATCTGGATGTATGTCATCAAGGATGTTCTCATGTCTTTGTCTGGTAAAACCCCGCAATTGTACAGACACGACCTGCTAGCAATGCAAAGCAAACAGAGCCACAGGTTTTCATTGCACATGAACAAAATACCAGAGAGATTAGTGCCCAGAAAGTTTGCCTTAACGACCAAGGTCCCAGACACAAAGGGATGCACCAAGTGTTGCGTTGGGAGAAACCCATACAACGG GTACAAATATCTTTGTGGTGCGATGCCTACGGGAATATTTCTGATGCAATGGTATGACCCGCTGAACAAGTTCATGCTTCTGAAGCACTTTGATTGTACTCTGCCGTCGCCATTGAACGTGTTTGAGATCATTATAACGCCCGAAATGGAGTATCCAATGGTATGCGTGTCCGTGAAGCAACCATATCAGCagaacaaattgaaattagatTTGATTAATATGAATTCGGGAGCGAGCTGGTTTCACAGTGATGAACTAGAAGATATGGATGGTTCAG CCACTGTGATACCAAGAAGAGAAAACCTTCATGTAATCAATGTAACTCAATTGGAGAAGAATGCTATATTAGTATGTTATGACA ATGTAGTGAAAGTAGTGACACCACAAGGAAAACCTAGATCAACCAGAAGGCATATGTCAGAGTTACATTTCAACTTTCAAATCGAGTCCATTA TTTGTTTGCCAGACAGCGTACTAGCATTTCATAAGCATGGTATGCAGGGTAGGAGTTTCAAGAATGGTGAAGTCACACAGGAGATTAGTGACCCGAGTAGAACGTACAGATTGTTAGGATCTGACAA AGTGGTGATGTTGGAGAGTCACTTGGTCCAGTCAGGTACGCTGACAGAATCCGAGGGAGCGGACTTGTACATACTTGCTGGGCACGAGGCCAGTTACTAA
- the Hppy gene encoding MAP4K3-like protein hppy isoform X7, with product MALNANALSSDISRRNPQDEYELIQRIGSGTYGDVYKAKRLSMNDLAAIKVIKLEPGDDFAIIQQEILMMKDCRHPNIIAYYGSYLRREKLWICMEYCGGGSLQDIYHITGPLSEIQIAYMCRETLLGLAYLHSMGKMHRDIKSANILLTEAGDVKLADFGVSAQITATINKRKSFIGTPYWMAPEVAAVERKGGYNQLCDIWACGITAIELAELQPPMFDLHPMRALFLMSKSGFKPPTLKDKDKWSPTFHNFVKVALTKNPKKRPTAEKLLQHAFFQGEMSKRLALELLQKVSNPSHMFTDLEADEDGAVPNVPQRIASRHTARPRPKSPIPQLDSDDQINLDGTLQREVISPSVDGSPAWDIMDIMNNTVHNCDAHPDCGIGTAFEDEQEKATLPLGESSNDCELHCPYYNMSGSQASPRRHSSVDELYGLVSSSQSLTAANGQRQRSLSDSGPRDETSQSNGQNEAPGDGDRESMSPDLLSDTPPVPPRRRDRKRHTPPRPISNGLPPTPKVHMGACFSKVFNGCPLRIHCTASWIHPDTRDQHLLIAAEEGIYNLNLNELHETAIDQLYPRRTIWMYVIKDVLMSLSGKTPQLYRHDLLAMQSKQSHRFSLHMNKIPERLVPRKFALTTKVPDTKGCTKCCVGRNPYNGYKYLCGAMPTGIFLMQWYDPLNKFMLLKHFDCTLPSPLNVFEIIITPEMEYPMVCVSVKQPYQQNKLKLDLINMNSGASWFHSDELEDMDGSATVIPRRENLHVINVTQLEKNAILVCYDNVVKVVTPQGKPRSTRRHMSELHFNFQIESIICLPDSVLAFHKHGMQGRSFKNGEVTQEISDPSRTYRLLGSDKVVMLESHLVQSGTLTESEGADLYILAGHEASY from the exons ATGGCTTTGAACGCGAACGCACTGTCCAGTGACATAAGCCGACGAAATCCACAAGATGAGTACGAGCTCATTCAGAGGATAGGTAGCGGAACGTACGGAGACGTTTATAAG GCCAAAAGACTTTCCATGAATGACCTCGCTGCTATTAAGGTTATCAAACTGGAACCAG GGGatgattttgcaattattcaGCAAGAAATCCTGATGATGAAGGATTGCAGGCATCcaaatataattgcatattatGGGAGCTACCTGAGAAGGGAAAAATTATGGATTTGTATGGAATATTGTGGAGGTGGTTCCCTGCAGGATATATATCACA TAACTGGACCATTATCAGAAATACAAATAGCATATATGTGCCGAGAAACCCTGTTGGGACTAGCTTATCTACATAGTATGGGGAAGATGCATCGTGACATTAAAAGTgccaatatattattaactgaAGCGGGGGATGTAAAATTAGCAGACTTTGGAGTCTCTGCACAGATTACAGCCACTATCaataaaaggaaaagtttTATCGGCACCCCCTATTGGATGGCACCAGAG gtGGCAGCTGTAGAAAGGAAAGGCGGCTACAATCAACTTTGTGATATTTGGGCATGTGGTATCACCGCGATAGAGCTGGCGGAATTGCAACCGCCCATGTTCGATTTGCATCCGATGCGAGCTCTTTTTCTTATGTCGAAGTCCGGTTTTAAACCGCCGACATTGAAAGACAAAGACAAGTGGAGTCCAACGTTTCACAATTTCGTGAAAGTCGCTCTCACAAAAAATCCTAAAAAACGACCAACGGCTGAGAAGCTGCTACAg CACGCATTTTTTCAAGGCGAAATGAGTAAACGTTTAGCTTTGGAATTGTTGCAGAAGGTATCGAATCCTAGTCATATGTTTACTGATTTAGAAGCTGACGAAGACGGAGCTGTACCGAATGTTCCACAAAGAATCGCTTCACGTCATACTGCAAGACCGAGACCAAAAAGCCCTATACCGCAATTAGATAGCGATG ATCAAATTAATCTAGATGGAACATTACAAAGAGAAGTAATATCGCCATCTGTTGATGGTAGTCCAGCATGGGATATTATGGACATCATGAATAAT ACTGTTCATAATTGTGATGCACATCCAGACTGTGGTATTGGTACTGCATTCGAAGACGAGCAAGAAAA aGCTACGCTTCCCCTGGGAGAGTCATCAAATGATTGCGAATTGCACTGCCCATACTATAACATGTCAG GATCTCAAGCAAGCCCCAGGCGTCACAGCTCTGTGGACGAGTTGTATGGTTTGGTGAGCAGTTCACAATCCCTAACTGCTGCCAATGGACAACGTCAACGATCTCTCTCGGACAGTGGTCCCAGAGATGAGACCTCACAGTCTAATG GTCAAAACGAGGCACCAGGTGATGGAGATAGAGAAAGCATGAGTCCGGACTTATTATCAGACACCCCACCTGTTCCGCCAAGGAGAAGGGACAGGAAGCGTCATACTCCACCGAGACCTATCAGCAATGGACTGCCGCCCACGCCCAAAGTGCACATGGGAGCGTGTTTTTCAAAA GTATTCAATGGTTGTCCTCTAAGAATACATTGCACTGCGAGTTGGATCCATCCAGATACAAGAGATCAGCACCTATTGATTGCAGCAGAAGAAGGAATTTACAATCTGAACCTAAATGAACTTCATGAGACTGCTATAGATCAGTTGTATCCCAGACGTACTATCTGGATGTATGTCATCAAGGATGTTCTCATGTCTTTGTCTGGTAAAACCCCGCAATTGTACAGACACGACCTGCTAGCAATGCAAAGCAAACAGAGCCACAGGTTTTCATTGCACATGAACAAAATACCAGAGAGATTAGTGCCCAGAAAGTTTGCCTTAACGACCAAGGTCCCAGACACAAAGGGATGCACCAAGTGTTGCGTTGGGAGAAACCCATACAACGG GTACAAATATCTTTGTGGTGCGATGCCTACGGGAATATTTCTGATGCAATGGTATGACCCGCTGAACAAGTTCATGCTTCTGAAGCACTTTGATTGTACTCTGCCGTCGCCATTGAACGTGTTTGAGATCATTATAACGCCCGAAATGGAGTATCCAATGGTATGCGTGTCCGTGAAGCAACCATATCAGCagaacaaattgaaattagatTTGATTAATATGAATTCGGGAGCGAGCTGGTTTCACAGTGATGAACTAGAAGATATGGATGGTTCAG CCACTGTGATACCAAGAAGAGAAAACCTTCATGTAATCAATGTAACTCAATTGGAGAAGAATGCTATATTAGTATGTTATGACA ATGTAGTGAAAGTAGTGACACCACAAGGAAAACCTAGATCAACCAGAAGGCATATGTCAGAGTTACATTTCAACTTTCAAATCGAGTCCATTA TTTGTTTGCCAGACAGCGTACTAGCATTTCATAAGCATGGTATGCAGGGTAGGAGTTTCAAGAATGGTGAAGTCACACAGGAGATTAGTGACCCGAGTAGAACGTACAGATTGTTAGGATCTGACAA AGTGGTGATGTTGGAGAGTCACTTGGTCCAGTCAGGTACGCTGACAGAATCCGAGGGAGCGGACTTGTACATACTTGCTGGGCACGAGGCCAGTTACTAA
- the Hppy gene encoding MAP4K3-like protein hppy isoform X10, with protein MALNANALSSDISRRNPQDEYELIQRIGSGTYGDVYKAKRLSMNDLAAIKVIKLEPGDDFAIIQQEILMMKDCRHPNIIAYYGSYLRREKLWICMEYCGGGSLQDIYHITGPLSEIQIAYMCRETLLGLAYLHSMGKMHRDIKSANILLTEAGDVKLADFGVSAQITATINKRKSFIGTPYWMAPEVAAVERKGGYNQLCDIWACGITAIELAELQPPMFDLHPMRALFLMSKSGFKPPTLKDKDKWSPTFHNFVKVALTKNPKKRPTAEKLLQHAFFQGEMSKRLALELLQKVSNPSHMFTDLEADEDGAVPNVPQRIASRHTARPRPKSPIPQLDSDDQINLDGTLQREVISPSVDGSPAWDIMDIMNNVKTVHNCDAHPDCGIGTAFEDEQEKATLPLGESSNDCELHCPYYNMSGQNEAPGDGDRESMSPDLLSDTPPVPPRRRDRKRHTPPRPISNGLPPTPKVHMGACFSKVFNGCPLRIHCTASWIHPDTRDQHLLIAAEEGIYNLNLNELHETAIDQLYPRRTIWMYVIKDVLMSLSGKTPQLYRHDLLAMQSKQSHRFSLHMNKIPERLVPRKFALTTKVPDTKGCTKCCVGRNPYNGYKYLCGAMPTGIFLMQWYDPLNKFMLLKHFDCTLPSPLNVFEIIITPEMEYPMVCVSVKQPYQQNKLKLDLINMNSGASWFHSDELEDMDGSATVIPRRENLHVINVTQLEKNAILVCYDNVVKVVTPQGKPRSTRRHMSELHFNFQIESIICLPDSVLAFHKHGMQGRSFKNGEVTQEISDPSRTYRLLGSDKVVMLESHLVQSGTLTESEGADLYILAGHEASY; from the exons ATGGCTTTGAACGCGAACGCACTGTCCAGTGACATAAGCCGACGAAATCCACAAGATGAGTACGAGCTCATTCAGAGGATAGGTAGCGGAACGTACGGAGACGTTTATAAG GCCAAAAGACTTTCCATGAATGACCTCGCTGCTATTAAGGTTATCAAACTGGAACCAG GGGatgattttgcaattattcaGCAAGAAATCCTGATGATGAAGGATTGCAGGCATCcaaatataattgcatattatGGGAGCTACCTGAGAAGGGAAAAATTATGGATTTGTATGGAATATTGTGGAGGTGGTTCCCTGCAGGATATATATCACA TAACTGGACCATTATCAGAAATACAAATAGCATATATGTGCCGAGAAACCCTGTTGGGACTAGCTTATCTACATAGTATGGGGAAGATGCATCGTGACATTAAAAGTgccaatatattattaactgaAGCGGGGGATGTAAAATTAGCAGACTTTGGAGTCTCTGCACAGATTACAGCCACTATCaataaaaggaaaagtttTATCGGCACCCCCTATTGGATGGCACCAGAG gtGGCAGCTGTAGAAAGGAAAGGCGGCTACAATCAACTTTGTGATATTTGGGCATGTGGTATCACCGCGATAGAGCTGGCGGAATTGCAACCGCCCATGTTCGATTTGCATCCGATGCGAGCTCTTTTTCTTATGTCGAAGTCCGGTTTTAAACCGCCGACATTGAAAGACAAAGACAAGTGGAGTCCAACGTTTCACAATTTCGTGAAAGTCGCTCTCACAAAAAATCCTAAAAAACGACCAACGGCTGAGAAGCTGCTACAg CACGCATTTTTTCAAGGCGAAATGAGTAAACGTTTAGCTTTGGAATTGTTGCAGAAGGTATCGAATCCTAGTCATATGTTTACTGATTTAGAAGCTGACGAAGACGGAGCTGTACCGAATGTTCCACAAAGAATCGCTTCACGTCATACTGCAAGACCGAGACCAAAAAGCCCTATACCGCAATTAGATAGCGATG ATCAAATTAATCTAGATGGAACATTACAAAGAGAAGTAATATCGCCATCTGTTGATGGTAGTCCAGCATGGGATATTATGGACATCATGAATAATGTAAAG ACTGTTCATAATTGTGATGCACATCCAGACTGTGGTATTGGTACTGCATTCGAAGACGAGCAAGAAAA aGCTACGCTTCCCCTGGGAGAGTCATCAAATGATTGCGAATTGCACTGCCCATACTATAACATGTCAG GTCAAAACGAGGCACCAGGTGATGGAGATAGAGAAAGCATGAGTCCGGACTTATTATCAGACACCCCACCTGTTCCGCCAAGGAGAAGGGACAGGAAGCGTCATACTCCACCGAGACCTATCAGCAATGGACTGCCGCCCACGCCCAAAGTGCACATGGGAGCGTGTTTTTCAAAA GTATTCAATGGTTGTCCTCTAAGAATACATTGCACTGCGAGTTGGATCCATCCAGATACAAGAGATCAGCACCTATTGATTGCAGCAGAAGAAGGAATTTACAATCTGAACCTAAATGAACTTCATGAGACTGCTATAGATCAGTTGTATCCCAGACGTACTATCTGGATGTATGTCATCAAGGATGTTCTCATGTCTTTGTCTGGTAAAACCCCGCAATTGTACAGACACGACCTGCTAGCAATGCAAAGCAAACAGAGCCACAGGTTTTCATTGCACATGAACAAAATACCAGAGAGATTAGTGCCCAGAAAGTTTGCCTTAACGACCAAGGTCCCAGACACAAAGGGATGCACCAAGTGTTGCGTTGGGAGAAACCCATACAACGG GTACAAATATCTTTGTGGTGCGATGCCTACGGGAATATTTCTGATGCAATGGTATGACCCGCTGAACAAGTTCATGCTTCTGAAGCACTTTGATTGTACTCTGCCGTCGCCATTGAACGTGTTTGAGATCATTATAACGCCCGAAATGGAGTATCCAATGGTATGCGTGTCCGTGAAGCAACCATATCAGCagaacaaattgaaattagatTTGATTAATATGAATTCGGGAGCGAGCTGGTTTCACAGTGATGAACTAGAAGATATGGATGGTTCAG CCACTGTGATACCAAGAAGAGAAAACCTTCATGTAATCAATGTAACTCAATTGGAGAAGAATGCTATATTAGTATGTTATGACA ATGTAGTGAAAGTAGTGACACCACAAGGAAAACCTAGATCAACCAGAAGGCATATGTCAGAGTTACATTTCAACTTTCAAATCGAGTCCATTA TTTGTTTGCCAGACAGCGTACTAGCATTTCATAAGCATGGTATGCAGGGTAGGAGTTTCAAGAATGGTGAAGTCACACAGGAGATTAGTGACCCGAGTAGAACGTACAGATTGTTAGGATCTGACAA AGTGGTGATGTTGGAGAGTCACTTGGTCCAGTCAGGTACGCTGACAGAATCCGAGGGAGCGGACTTGTACATACTTGCTGGGCACGAGGCCAGTTACTAA
- the Hppy gene encoding MAP4K3-like protein hppy isoform X3: MALNANALSSDISRRNPQDEYELIQRIGSGTYGDVYKAKRLSMNDLAAIKVIKLEPGDDFAIIQQEILMMKDCRHPNIIAYYGSYLRREKLWICMEYCGGGSLQDIYHITGPLSEIQIAYMCRETLLGLAYLHSMGKMHRDIKSANILLTEAGDVKLADFGVSAQITATINKRKSFIGTPYWMAPEVAAVERKGGYNQLCDIWACGITAIELAELQPPMFDLHPMRALFLMSKSGFKPPTLKDKDKWSPTFHNFVKVALTKNPKKRPTAEKLLQHAFFQGEMSKRLALELLQKVSNPSHMFTDLEADEDGAVPNVPQRIASRHTARPRPKSPIPQLDSDDQINLDGTLQREVISPSVDGSPAWDIMDIMNNVKTVHNCDAHPDCGIGTAFEDEQEKGNAMSMVGGHCDQLYSLQATLPLGESSNDCELHCPYYNMSGSQASPRRHSSVDELYGLVSSSQSLTAANGQRQRSLSDSGPRDETSQSNGQNEAPGDGDRESMSPDLLSDTPPVPPRRRDRKRHTPPRPISNGLPPTPKVHMGACFSKVFNGCPLRIHCTASWIHPDTRDQHLLIAAEEGIYNLNLNELHETAIDQLYPRRTIWMYVIKDVLMSLSGKTPQLYRHDLLAMQSKQSHRFSLHMNKIPERLVPRKFALTTKVPDTKGCTKCCVGRNPYNGYKYLCGAMPTGIFLMQWYDPLNKFMLLKHFDCTLPSPLNVFEIIITPEMEYPMVCVSVKQPYQQNKLKLDLINMNSGASWFHSDELEDMDGSATVIPRRENLHVINVTQLEKNAILVCYDNVVKVVTPQGKPRSTRRHMSELHFNFQIESIICLPDSVLAFHKHGMQGRSFKNGEVTQEISDPSRTYRLLGSDKVVMLESHLVQSGTLTESEGADLYILAGHEASY; the protein is encoded by the exons ATGGCTTTGAACGCGAACGCACTGTCCAGTGACATAAGCCGACGAAATCCACAAGATGAGTACGAGCTCATTCAGAGGATAGGTAGCGGAACGTACGGAGACGTTTATAAG GCCAAAAGACTTTCCATGAATGACCTCGCTGCTATTAAGGTTATCAAACTGGAACCAG GGGatgattttgcaattattcaGCAAGAAATCCTGATGATGAAGGATTGCAGGCATCcaaatataattgcatattatGGGAGCTACCTGAGAAGGGAAAAATTATGGATTTGTATGGAATATTGTGGAGGTGGTTCCCTGCAGGATATATATCACA TAACTGGACCATTATCAGAAATACAAATAGCATATATGTGCCGAGAAACCCTGTTGGGACTAGCTTATCTACATAGTATGGGGAAGATGCATCGTGACATTAAAAGTgccaatatattattaactgaAGCGGGGGATGTAAAATTAGCAGACTTTGGAGTCTCTGCACAGATTACAGCCACTATCaataaaaggaaaagtttTATCGGCACCCCCTATTGGATGGCACCAGAG gtGGCAGCTGTAGAAAGGAAAGGCGGCTACAATCAACTTTGTGATATTTGGGCATGTGGTATCACCGCGATAGAGCTGGCGGAATTGCAACCGCCCATGTTCGATTTGCATCCGATGCGAGCTCTTTTTCTTATGTCGAAGTCCGGTTTTAAACCGCCGACATTGAAAGACAAAGACAAGTGGAGTCCAACGTTTCACAATTTCGTGAAAGTCGCTCTCACAAAAAATCCTAAAAAACGACCAACGGCTGAGAAGCTGCTACAg CACGCATTTTTTCAAGGCGAAATGAGTAAACGTTTAGCTTTGGAATTGTTGCAGAAGGTATCGAATCCTAGTCATATGTTTACTGATTTAGAAGCTGACGAAGACGGAGCTGTACCGAATGTTCCACAAAGAATCGCTTCACGTCATACTGCAAGACCGAGACCAAAAAGCCCTATACCGCAATTAGATAGCGATG ATCAAATTAATCTAGATGGAACATTACAAAGAGAAGTAATATCGCCATCTGTTGATGGTAGTCCAGCATGGGATATTATGGACATCATGAATAATGTAAAG ACTGTTCATAATTGTGATGCACATCCAGACTGTGGTATTGGTACTGCATTCGAAGACGAGCAAGAAAA GGGGAATGCAATGTCGATGGTTGGTGGGCATTGCGACCAGCTATATTCCCTGCA aGCTACGCTTCCCCTGGGAGAGTCATCAAATGATTGCGAATTGCACTGCCCATACTATAACATGTCAG GATCTCAAGCAAGCCCCAGGCGTCACAGCTCTGTGGACGAGTTGTATGGTTTGGTGAGCAGTTCACAATCCCTAACTGCTGCCAATGGACAACGTCAACGATCTCTCTCGGACAGTGGTCCCAGAGATGAGACCTCACAGTCTAATG GTCAAAACGAGGCACCAGGTGATGGAGATAGAGAAAGCATGAGTCCGGACTTATTATCAGACACCCCACCTGTTCCGCCAAGGAGAAGGGACAGGAAGCGTCATACTCCACCGAGACCTATCAGCAATGGACTGCCGCCCACGCCCAAAGTGCACATGGGAGCGTGTTTTTCAAAA GTATTCAATGGTTGTCCTCTAAGAATACATTGCACTGCGAGTTGGATCCATCCAGATACAAGAGATCAGCACCTATTGATTGCAGCAGAAGAAGGAATTTACAATCTGAACCTAAATGAACTTCATGAGACTGCTATAGATCAGTTGTATCCCAGACGTACTATCTGGATGTATGTCATCAAGGATGTTCTCATGTCTTTGTCTGGTAAAACCCCGCAATTGTACAGACACGACCTGCTAGCAATGCAAAGCAAACAGAGCCACAGGTTTTCATTGCACATGAACAAAATACCAGAGAGATTAGTGCCCAGAAAGTTTGCCTTAACGACCAAGGTCCCAGACACAAAGGGATGCACCAAGTGTTGCGTTGGGAGAAACCCATACAACGG GTACAAATATCTTTGTGGTGCGATGCCTACGGGAATATTTCTGATGCAATGGTATGACCCGCTGAACAAGTTCATGCTTCTGAAGCACTTTGATTGTACTCTGCCGTCGCCATTGAACGTGTTTGAGATCATTATAACGCCCGAAATGGAGTATCCAATGGTATGCGTGTCCGTGAAGCAACCATATCAGCagaacaaattgaaattagatTTGATTAATATGAATTCGGGAGCGAGCTGGTTTCACAGTGATGAACTAGAAGATATGGATGGTTCAG CCACTGTGATACCAAGAAGAGAAAACCTTCATGTAATCAATGTAACTCAATTGGAGAAGAATGCTATATTAGTATGTTATGACA ATGTAGTGAAAGTAGTGACACCACAAGGAAAACCTAGATCAACCAGAAGGCATATGTCAGAGTTACATTTCAACTTTCAAATCGAGTCCATTA TTTGTTTGCCAGACAGCGTACTAGCATTTCATAAGCATGGTATGCAGGGTAGGAGTTTCAAGAATGGTGAAGTCACACAGGAGATTAGTGACCCGAGTAGAACGTACAGATTGTTAGGATCTGACAA AGTGGTGATGTTGGAGAGTCACTTGGTCCAGTCAGGTACGCTGACAGAATCCGAGGGAGCGGACTTGTACATACTTGCTGGGCACGAGGCCAGTTACTAA